The Dryobates pubescens isolate bDryPub1 chromosome 9, bDryPub1.pri, whole genome shotgun sequence DNA window cagggaagaggcatccacaacctccctgggtagcctgttccagagtctcaccaccctcaaactgaagaacttcttcctcagctccagtctaaccctgctctgcctcagcttcaaaccattcccccttctcctgtctctagaccccctcaggaaaagtccctctgcagcctttctgcaggATCCCTTTAGGTActtgaaggcagctctaaggtcccccaaGGAGTAAGgagtcttttctccaggctgaacacccccagctccctcagcctgtcctcacagcagagctgcttcagtccttggatcatctttgcggcgtcctctggactctctccagcagcttttttgggggttttggtttgggttctttttttgtttggttgttggtttggggtttttttcctgaattgAAGATGTTTGAACCTGTTGGGAGCCTCCATCCTATTTTCATTCCCAGATCTGAGCTACTAAACACTTAGATATGCAAAGCACTGCTTCTTCTGTTCAGCTCAGGAGCATGTTGGGtctgcaagcagctctgctgatttAAGTGGAGATGTCTCAGAATACTGTTAGCAGAGTTAGAGCACATTCAGAGGTCAGCTTTGATCCTgatgaggctgcagctgtgggcaaaTGGTTAAAGCAGGGATGAGCGGCAGAAGGCCTTCTCACAAAGGGGCTGTTACGGGAATGTGACCATGGGCTGCCTATCTAGAGCTGCCTCCCTACAGAAGTGAAACTGCATTTAGTCCCAGATTGCATCAGACtgggagggaccctcaaagggcatcttgttcaaaccccctgcaggcaacAGGGACACtgccaaccagagcaggctgcacagggacacagcaaggctgaccatgaatgtctccagggatggggcttcaaccacatcagtatgagggtggtgagactgtggaacaggctgcccagggaggctgtggatgcttcctccctgagggtgctcaaggccaggctggacgaggccttCTGCccccaagtctagctgagaggtgtccctgggcatggcagggggttggagtaggtgagCTCTGAGGCATCTTcccctgagccattctgggattctacaCAATAAACTCCAGAGCTTTCTGTCTGCTCAGACATCCCTTTCATTGACATGGTTCTCCTGTTTCTGAGCAGTGCTTGAGGTCTCTGAAGCCAGCataactgctgctgccacagggagtccttcccacaggctgcagggggtaAGGGCTGAGGATGCAGCAGGCTATTAATTGATTATTTCCCAtttagctgcagcaggcagtcaCAGCTCCATGCTGAGCCCTGGCACTTCCTTTCCAGGCAAACACTTCACTGACTACTCCTCTCCTTTCAAAACAGCCTGGCCTGGTTTTTAATCATcttttggaagaagaaaaaccacATACCCTGCAGAAAAttgtttcttctttcaaaaACTACTTCCAGCTGTGCCAATTGGATAGGAATCCTAACTCCACACAAACCACTCCAGCCACTCATGGTTTAAAATCTCCAGTAacagcttctctgcagctcctgcacaacTCGCTGCCTACTCTCCTGGTTCCTAAACCAAATCCACGTTCACAAGACAAAGATTTTCTGCTAGGAGAGTTTTCAGGGTGCAGAATAGGGAATGGGAGATAGAGAGGGGTCCTGCCTGAAAGGGTTTAGCCTGGCATCTGTGGTGGCTCACTGATTTTGCAGAAGAAATTGCACAGCAGTCATAGAAAGTTCAATCAGGACAACTGAAGTCCTGTATCTGGGCAGGAACAAccccagccaccagcacagtctaggggtcatcctgctggaaagaaactccatggagagagaccttggagtgctggtggacagcaagttctgcatggacCCCTATGGCCatgagggccaagggcatcctggggtgcatcaagaagaatgTTGTCAGCAgctctagggaggttctgccttctgctctgccctgctcagaccacacctgcaatactgtgtccagtttggggctccccagtgcaagagagacagagatctgctggacagaggccaacagaaagcagagagaatgatgaagggactggaacatctctgctgtgaacaaagactgagagccctggggctatttagtctggagaggagaaggctgagaggggatctgatcaatgtctacaaatacctgaggggtgggtgtcaggatgaaggtgccaggctctttgtggtggtgcccagtgacaggacaaggaacaacagctacaagctggagcccaggaggtgccacctcaacaggaggaaaaacttctttggtttgagggtgctggaggcctggagcaggctgcccagagaggttgtggagtctccttctctggagtgaCACAACTAAGTCAGTGGTTAGTTTTAACCATCAAACTTTATTGTATTTCATTTGTTTATTGATTAACTAAATGAATTAATCAAtcaaagcaaaggcagcagtgacCCAGCTAGGTCAGTAATCAGTTCCATACCATTCATTCACCTTCTTGGTGCTTACATAAATAACAAAACTGACTACAATGTACTGCCTGCTTTCACTAACGTAGACAAACTCAATACAGACTCTGCCTTCTGAAGGTTCACAATAGTCTATGATGTAGCTTTGACCCAGGAACTTGTAACAGTTCGAGGTCCTGGAAGACAGTTCCATGGAGACTGGGGCACTGAAACACCAGAAGGTTTCTCCATTCTCATCCAAGAGGGTAAGAtccagcacacagcactcctgCAGGCACAAGGAGGAGAGATCATGTCCCCTGGCCATGGCACAATGAGAAGATCTGCCTCCAATTGGAGGAGATCTGCCTCCCCATTGGAAGAAACCTGCCTTCAACTGGAGGAAAAATATCAATGGTTCAGAGGATAAAGGCTAAAACCCCAAAATATCATTGATGGTGTTCCACTGGCTGCTGCAAAGCAACAAATAATTTGAGTCATCCTGCAAAGATCAAAACTGCTACCTACAGGCACTGAAAACCGTGagccctcacctgcagtgctgtgtccagataCAGGACCCCCAGCATGAGAGAgagcctgctggggagggtccagaggaggccacaaagatgattggagggctggagaatctctcctacaaagacaggctggaagaattggggcttttcagcctggagaaggaaaggctccagggagaccttagaggtcatctatctggacttttGTAAAGCCTTTGGCACAGGCCTCACAGAAACTGGAGAGATGTGGATTTGATGGGGGGACTGTgcagtggataaggaactggTTGGATGATTGCATTCAAAGGGTAGTGGTCAACTGttcaatgtccagatggagatggctGGTAAGTGGTGCCTCTCAAGGGTCTGTATTAAAGCTAGAGCACATGAGgtgccacctcaacatgaggaaacatttctttggtgtgaggatgctggaggcctagagcaggctgcccagagaggttgtggagtcgtcccctctggagagcttccaaccccagctggatgtgttcctctgtgacctgcctcAATCatcttgaggccttttccaaccaggcagttctatgattcctccCCTCAAATTTCACATTGCTGGCACTATTTAAATTGTTGCTTCCATTTCTTCCCTGCTTCTAGTTACAGAGAGCTTCCACAGATACAAATCAGCATCCTGAGGATGCACAAACACAACTGGTTTGCAATGAGCCCTCTCAGGAGCAGCAAATCTCTCTGACTGACCTTCACTGTGCctttcagctcctctgtgtgccaGGACAAGCCAGGGATGGTGCCTAAAGGACAGAGCTTCATGTTGTTCTGCAGACTTCTGACAGCTGTGAGCTTCACATACCCATCTGCAATCTCACCTGCAAACAATTAATAAGGCATTAATTACACCCCAGTGCTAATCAAACTAAGCCCAAGTCTTCTCTCTGCTTCATCTCTTCAGTTTCCTGCCACTCAGGAGTTCCTCCCTGTTCATCTCTGGCTGGGGTCATTTCAGCTTGCCAAAGGCTCACTTTCCTAGTTTTCTGGACAAGATTATTAAGACTGCTTGGTGACTAGCTTTCATTTTATTACTACCCAACCATATTTCCTTGATAGGTACTCCTCTCCCATCTAGATGAGACCAGTTCCTTTCTTAATGGCTTTGTCCCCTTGctctcaaagaaagaaaattaaccaAGGAGTCCAGTTACAATCTGAGATAAATCACAGAGCaattttgcttggaagagaccttcaaggtcatccagcccctaaatgccaggtcaccaccaaaccatggccctcagcagcatatctccacagctttgaaacccttccagggatggggactccaccactgccctgggccaggcctggacaaccctcaaggaGAAGGAATTATTCCTCATGCCAAAttaacctcctctggcacaacttgaggccatttcctcttgtcctataacttgttccttgggagaagagaccaacccccagctggctccagtctcctctcagggagctgtagagagcaatgaggtccccccacctcagcctccttttcttcaggctgaacaactccaggtccctcagctgctcctctccagacccttccccagctttgttacccttgcCAGGTCGGATGAGGCCTGGAGgaacctgggctgctgggaggtgtccctgtccatggcaggaggttgcaactggatgatctttaaggtcccttccaacccaaactgttctatgattcactttaaaaaaagacaaaccaaaccccaaccccagcatTCTGAGAAGTGTCCAGAAtacttttttgttggtttttgaaGGTGTGAAGAGGACTCCTGAACAGCACCTCAGGAAAGATTTCTCTTGCTACATGGAGAGCACTTCCCTTAAGTTTCACCCCTGTAAAGTATTCCTTTAGTTCAAACTTGGAGCTTTTCAGGCACCTGACAACACGAGCATTTGAAATCCCAAGGTCTACACTACTCCACACTGTGCACAATTCGTGGAGTCATCAAATCCCAGTTTAAAACAACACAACAGGGTTGTGGAaagctgctcaggctgggagatCCCTCAGGCTAGCattgccctctgctgccttctgcacgaacagctgctgctggcatcaggaaagggctggggagcaagCTCCAAGTTACTGTTTAGtttctggggctgttcaggctggagaggaaaaggcttcaggaagaccttattgcagccctccaggagtgctgggagggacttttgacaagggcttgtagtgacaggatgaaggacaACGGCTTTGAggtggaagtggggagattgagactggagatgaggaagaaattcttgacagcaAGGGTGGGGACAAATAGTaagaactgaaagaaaacagcacagttAAAAacagtccctggaagtgtttactGCAATgttcactggcagcccagaagagaaatcccagcctgggctgcatccgaAGTgttgcaggtggggtctcagcacagcagagtagaggggcagaatcccctccctgtgctgctgctctccctgctttggatgcagcccagcacacagctgcctgctgggctgccagtgaccattgctggctcatgaggaGTTTGTCATCGAAAACAACACCCCCAAGATATTAGCTGTGAGGCAAAACACAACAGCAGGAATTGTTTTCAAGCAGGCAACTCTACCTTTTCTGCAAAAGAGGTCCCCAAATGTCCCACACATGTAGGCACAGCTTCCACTGTGGATATTGAAGTCCAGACAGTAGCCATGCAGTCCATACTCTGGGTCAGTATCATCCAGTAGAGGCTGATGAGGTGGAGGTGCATATGGACTTCAGGAAAAGAGTAAGAAAGGAATTAAGCAAGAGAGAATGACCTCATAGGAAGAGATAACAGCCCTACACTGAGATTGTCAGCATAGGAGAGATTACTATAAGACAAAAAATAGCAGAAGAAGCTTTTATCTTtatggggagggacacctcccactagtccaacctcccagggcaacctgttccagtgtctccccatcctcacagTGTGTTTATAGTAAGCAAAAATAATTAATCACTGCTTCAATATAaacctctgagcagcagcctgttccaagttCAAAATTCCAAGCTTCCTTCAAAAGGTTCTTCACTGCCCACAAAGAAGCCCAAACTCACCGAGCAGCAGAACCCAAGATGCTTCTCTCCATGAGCTGATGATAATGAAGACTGGCTGAGACAAAAGCAATCTCCTTTGTGTCCTGAAAAGTGAATCCAAGCAGATGCATTTGCAGCTAGAAATGTTTCTGTTCCCAAGGTCCTCCTGAGCACCCAAATCCAgagagaaatgctgctgcttctcaaccTGCCAGGTTGCTATCATCATGTTAATAATGCTATGCTTTACTCACAGCTGCCACTGCCttttcacagcaccacagaatccaTTCAACACACCacaggatttctgtgctgtggcaGTAGGGAGgcaacccagctctgccagtgcAAAAGTTAACAGCAGGCAGCCCTGAActgttcttctccagcttcTACTTACCCCTTGAAACCCAACATCTGAAGAGTGTCAACCAGGGCTGACTCCCACCAAGCTCATTGTCATGTGTAAGGGACTGTGTGCAAAGAAGGTTGTCACCAGAGAGGAACTggctggccaggcccaaagagtgctGGGAATGGAGTTCAACCCAGGTGGTaaccagtcaccagtggtgttccccagggctcagtgctggggccagctctcttTAATGCCTTCATCCATGATCTGGGTAAGGGGACTGAGGCAcactcagcaagtctgcagatgaacctcagctgggtggcagcactggTCTGCTGGAGGCTAGGAAGACTCTGCAAAGAGATCTGCACAAGTCAGAtgggatgaggtttaacaaagccaagtgcaggGTACTGCACTCGGGTCACAGCACTCgcatgaaggctccaggcttgggagaGAGTGGCCAGgaactgcctggtggaaaaggacctggttCACAGCAGCTGGAAATCAGCCAGACTGTGCCcatgtggccaggaaggccacagCATCCTAGCCTGGAGCAGGAATGGTGTGGCAAGAAGGATCAAGGaggtggtgaggccacaccttgagtgctagGTTCAGTTTCGGGCCCCTCACTCTCAGGagggcattgaggggctggagcagggccagagaaaggcaacaaagctggggaagggtctcaagaacaggactggtgaggagcagctgaggaaactgggggtgtttagtgtggaggaggctgaagggagacatcattgctctctacagctccctgagaggaggctggagccaggtgggggttgggcttttctcccaagaaacaagtgatgggatgagaggaaacagcttcaagttgccccaggggaaagGTGCAATAATCTGTGTTTTTTAACTCATAAAGAAGCATTGACACCAAATGTTCTCTTACCTTCCAAAGGCCTACTAAAAGTCCTGGCTTCAGAGTGAAGAGCTGGACAATCTTGTCAGCACTAAGTGCTGTCAGATCAGCAAGATGGTATTCAGCAATCAGGGAATAGTAGCAAGGTCTTTAAAGAGAGCAAACAGAAGGGGGCTGTAACAGTTTGTCTCCCTATTTATGTATAAGTTCAACCTCATTTCACTTGGAGCTCTCAAGTCTGACCGAAGGCACATGGGGAAAGTGGTGCTGAAAGCATTCAGCAGAACCTGAAATCAGCAATGggttgaagctggaggagggcagatttaccCTGGAAactcttgagagtgagggtggaaCAGGacgcccagggaggttgtggatgtcccctccctggaggtgtttgaggccaggctggatgaggccttgagcagcctgggctggtaggaggtATCCCTGACCATGgtaaggggttggaactgggtgatcttcaaggtcacttccaacctaaaccatcatagaatcacagaatgttaggggctggaagggacctctggggaccatccaatccaacccaaccctgctgccagagcagcatcactcagggcaggccacacaggagcacatccagatgggtttgaaaagtctccagagaaggagactccacaacctctctgggcagcctactgcaggcctccagcacgcTCACAGTGAAGGATTTCtgcttctgttcccatggagTCTGAGAGTCCATACCAGCAGCTCCATTAACCCATGGTTGGATTACATCTATCCCTTGCTACAAAGCTCTAACAGGGAAGTGAAGGACATAAGCATTGCAAGACCCTACAAGAGAGGGGCTTTCTAAGAAAGAATTAACCAAGATCTGACATCTCCTACAGAC harbors:
- the FBXO15 gene encoding F-box only protein 15, whose translation is MKPEPRLSIESLPPEMLIKIFSLLDAESLLSLGCVNRSFYQLASDNAIWLTIYSRCFKPKRAFWKVGSGPTQTLCSGGTALQDKSCGPWKEKYISRQIAAVQTRAIGFVNSLRSPLPCKIKEAMRAAGLSWMLILKEKNGREHPMAKRRVSFQDTSLSIFWYGINWPCLDVLAALRLYGVVPLFPQSKKSPSLVGPCYYSLIAEYHLADLTALSADKIVQLFTLKPGLLVGLWKDTKEIAFVSASLHYHQLMERSILGSAARPYAPPPHQPLLDDTDPEYGLHGYCLDFNIHSGSCAYMCGTFGDLFCRKGEIADGYVKLTAVRSLQNNMKLCPLGTIPGLSWHTEELKGTVKECCVLDLTLLDENGETFWCFSAPVSMELSSRTSNCYKFLGQSYIIDYCEPSEGRVCIEFVYVSESRQYIVVSFVIYVSTKKVNEWYGTDY